From a single Streptomyces sp. NBC_01264 genomic region:
- a CDS encoding prepilin peptidase, producing MGITLFVAGVTLWGTAAGLLLPRAAYRLSVEAGLPWRSACPAGHPLTGPAGGWLGLPVCPRCGPARHAAPDADTGTGTGTGTDPASGSAPAPGSAAALDPAADGWGGARRPCWFRWRGGYAPVGGAVLAAVLVCLALGAGVGARPELVAWLVLAPFTVLLCFVDQAVHRLPDVVTLPLAAATVVALGVAALFTGTGGSWTRALLGGLTLGAVYLVLHLIYPPGMGFGDVTLALTVGQILGWYGWFVLFAGSLAGFTAAAVHGYARVALRRVERGTSIAFGPFMAGGALAGVIYAGLGLGLGLDLGLDLGSGPVLGAGPVP from the coding sequence ATGGGCATCACGCTGTTCGTGGCCGGGGTCACGCTCTGGGGTACGGCAGCGGGCCTCCTCCTGCCCCGGGCCGCCTACCGGCTCTCCGTCGAAGCGGGCCTGCCCTGGCGCTCGGCCTGCCCGGCCGGCCACCCGCTGACCGGCCCGGCCGGAGGCTGGCTGGGCCTGCCGGTCTGCCCCCGATGCGGTCCGGCACGGCACGCAGCCCCGGACGCGGATACGGGTACGGGTACGGGTACGGGTACGGACCCAGCCTCGGGCTCGGCCCCGGCCCCGGGCTCCGCAGCGGCCTTGGATCCGGCCGCGGACGGCTGGGGCGGGGCCCGGCGCCCCTGCTGGTTCCGGTGGCGGGGGGGCTACGCGCCCGTCGGAGGGGCCGTCCTGGCGGCCGTTCTTGTGTGTCTCGCGCTCGGGGCCGGGGTCGGGGCTCGGCCCGAGTTGGTTGCCTGGCTGGTGTTGGCGCCGTTCACCGTTCTGCTCTGCTTCGTCGACCAGGCCGTGCACCGGCTGCCCGACGTGGTGACCCTGCCGCTGGCCGCCGCCACCGTGGTCGCACTCGGCGTGGCCGCCCTGTTCACCGGTACCGGTGGGTCCTGGACGCGCGCGCTGCTCGGGGGGCTCACCCTCGGGGCCGTGTACCTCGTGCTCCACCTCATCTACCCGCCCGGCATGGGCTTCGGCGACGTCACCCTGGCCCTGACCGTGGGGCAGATCCTGGGCTGGTACGGGTGGTTCGTGCTGTTCGCGGGAAGCCTCGCCGGGTTCACCGCGGCCGCCGTGCACGGGTACGCCCGGGTCGCCCTGCGCCGGGTGGAGCGCGGTACCTCGATCGCCTTCGGCCCCTTCATGGCCGGCGGCGCCCTCGCGGGCGTGATCTACGCGGGCCTGGGTTTGGGGCTGGGGCTCGACCTGGGGCTCGATCTGGGGTCCGGCCCCGTCCTTGGCGCCGGGCCGGTCCCGTGA